Proteins from a single region of Streptomyces sp. HUAS 15-9:
- the sucC gene encoding ADP-forming succinate--CoA ligase subunit beta: MDLFEYQARDLFAKHDVPVLAGEVIDTPEAARAITERLGGKSVVKAQVKVGGRGKAGGVKLAASADEAVARATDILGMDIKGHTVHKVMIAETAPEILEEYYVSFLLDRANRTFLSIASVEGGMEIEEVAATRPEAVAKTAIDPIDGVDEAKAREIVAAAKFPAEVADKVANVLVTLWDTFIKSDALLVEVNPLAKVASGEVIALDGKVSLDDNAEFRHDWDELHDKAAANPLEAAAKEKNLNYVKLDGEVGIIGNGAGLVMSTLDVVAYAGENHGGVKPANFLDIGGGASAQVMANGLEIILGDPDVKSVFVNVFGGITACDEVANGIVQALKLLEDRGEEVTKPLVVRLDGNNAELGRQILTDANHPLVRRVDTMDGAADKAAELAHAAK; encoded by the coding sequence GTGGACCTGTTCGAGTACCAGGCGAGGGACCTCTTCGCCAAGCACGATGTACCGGTGCTGGCCGGTGAAGTCATCGACACGCCTGAGGCGGCGCGCGCGATCACTGAGCGGCTGGGCGGCAAGTCGGTCGTCAAGGCGCAGGTGAAGGTCGGTGGTCGTGGCAAGGCCGGTGGCGTCAAGCTGGCCGCCTCCGCGGACGAGGCCGTCGCCCGCGCGACGGACATCCTCGGCATGGACATCAAGGGCCACACGGTCCACAAGGTCATGATCGCGGAGACCGCTCCGGAGATCCTCGAGGAGTACTACGTCTCCTTCCTCCTCGACCGTGCCAACCGCACCTTCCTCTCCATCGCCTCCGTCGAGGGCGGCATGGAGATCGAGGAGGTGGCGGCCACCCGTCCGGAGGCCGTCGCCAAGACCGCGATCGACCCGATCGACGGTGTGGACGAGGCCAAGGCCCGCGAGATCGTCGCGGCCGCCAAGTTCCCGGCCGAGGTCGCAGACAAGGTCGCGAACGTCCTCGTCACGCTGTGGGACACCTTCATCAAGTCGGACGCCCTCCTCGTCGAGGTCAACCCGCTCGCGAAGGTCGCCTCCGGTGAGGTCATCGCCCTGGACGGCAAGGTGTCGCTCGACGACAACGCCGAGTTCCGCCACGACTGGGACGAGCTGCACGACAAGGCCGCGGCCAACCCGCTGGAGGCCGCCGCCAAGGAGAAGAACCTCAACTACGTCAAGCTCGACGGTGAGGTCGGCATCATCGGCAACGGCGCGGGTCTCGTGATGAGCACCCTGGACGTCGTCGCCTACGCCGGTGAGAACCACGGTGGCGTCAAGCCCGCCAACTTCCTGGACATCGGCGGTGGCGCCTCCGCCCAGGTCATGGCGAACGGCCTGGAGATCATCCTCGGCGACCCGGACGTCAAGTCGGTCTTCGTCAACGTCTTCGGCGGCATCACCGCCTGTGACGAGGTCGCCAACGGCATCGTGCAGGCCCTGAAGCTCCTCGAGGACCGGGGCGAAGAGGTCACCAAGCCGCTCGTCGTCCGCCTCGACGGCAACAACGCCGAGCTGGGCCGGCAGATCCTCACGGACGCCAACCACCCGCTGGTGCGGCGCGTCGACACCATGGACGGCGCGGCGGACAAGGCCGCCGAGCTGGCCCACGCCGCCAAGTAA
- the sucD gene encoding succinate--CoA ligase subunit alpha, translated as MAIWLNKDSKVIVQGMTGATGMKHTKLMLGDGTHVVGGVNPRKAGQTVDFDGTEVPVFGTVAEAIEKTGANVSVIFVPEKFTKDAVVEAIDAEIPLAVVITEGIAVHDTASFWAYAGKKGNKTRIIGPNCPGIITPGQSNVGIIPGDITKPGRIGLVSKSGTLTYQMMYELRDIGFSTAVGIGGDPIIGTTHIDALAAFQDDPDTDLIVMIGEIGGDAEERAAAFIKENVTKPVVGYVAGFTAPEGKTMGHAGAIVSGSSGTAQAKKEALEAAGVKVGKTPTETAKLAREILNG; from the coding sequence ATGGCTATCTGGCTCAACAAGGACAGCAAGGTCATCGTCCAGGGCATGACCGGCGCCACGGGCATGAAGCACACCAAGCTCATGCTGGGCGACGGCACCCACGTCGTGGGCGGCGTGAACCCGCGCAAGGCGGGTCAGACCGTCGACTTCGACGGCACCGAGGTACCCGTGTTCGGCACGGTCGCCGAGGCCATCGAGAAGACCGGCGCCAACGTCTCCGTCATCTTCGTGCCGGAGAAGTTCACCAAGGACGCGGTCGTCGAGGCCATCGACGCCGAGATCCCGCTGGCCGTCGTGATCACCGAGGGCATCGCCGTGCACGACACGGCGTCCTTCTGGGCGTACGCCGGCAAGAAGGGCAACAAGACCCGCATCATCGGCCCGAACTGCCCCGGCATCATCACCCCGGGTCAGTCGAACGTCGGCATCATCCCGGGCGACATCACCAAGCCGGGCCGCATCGGCCTGGTCTCGAAGTCCGGCACGCTGACGTACCAGATGATGTACGAGCTCCGTGACATCGGCTTCTCGACGGCCGTCGGCATCGGTGGCGACCCGATCATCGGCACCACGCACATCGACGCCCTGGCCGCCTTCCAGGACGACCCCGACACCGACCTGATCGTCATGATCGGCGAGATCGGCGGCGACGCCGAGGAGCGGGCCGCGGCCTTCATCAAGGAGAACGTGACCAAGCCGGTCGTCGGCTACGTCGCGGGCTTCACCGCCCCCGAGGGCAAGACCATGGGCCACGCCGGCGCCATCGTCTCCGGTTCGTCCGGCACCGCCCAGGCGAAGAAGGAGGCCCTCGAGGCCGCCGGCGTCAAGGTCGGCAAGACGCCGACCGAGACGGCGAAGCTCGCCCGCGAGATCCTGAACGGCTGA
- a CDS encoding helix-turn-helix domain-containing protein produces the protein MTQSPESPLPPPKERRRLRESRSLTQVQVAERIGVSRATVRAWETGRTTPKAERREAYAQLLASLAAGAADAVDDTAPQPVIPAPAAPSLTPAQAFDALYEFCAPALVRQTYLLTGRRELARESVERAFQRAWQQWPQVAQDRDPAGWVRATAYEYALSPWHSFRPRYRHPEPPPADAADRTLLRALLKLPPSYRRTLLLYDGVGLNLPETAAETEASTPAAANRLTHARAALAEHLPELSDPVALHRRLAELASTERLRAPQPTTVRTVGEQRTRFWTRAAIAFTVAIIGATSLTLRTAPTRYEAPIAPAQAVRGVPPKAALGPLSGAELKLRAKLRSAAARGPERVLPLPR, from the coding sequence GTGACACAGAGTCCCGAGAGCCCGCTGCCACCGCCCAAGGAACGCCGACGCCTGCGCGAGTCCCGGTCGCTGACGCAGGTTCAGGTCGCCGAGCGGATCGGCGTCAGCCGCGCGACCGTACGCGCGTGGGAGACCGGCCGTACCACCCCGAAGGCAGAGAGACGGGAGGCGTACGCCCAACTGCTGGCGTCACTCGCGGCGGGCGCGGCGGACGCCGTGGATGACACCGCGCCCCAGCCCGTGATCCCCGCACCGGCCGCCCCCTCCCTGACGCCCGCACAGGCATTCGACGCCCTGTACGAGTTCTGCGCCCCCGCCCTGGTACGCCAGACGTACCTGCTCACCGGGCGGCGCGAGCTGGCCCGGGAGTCCGTGGAGCGCGCCTTCCAACGCGCCTGGCAGCAATGGCCGCAGGTGGCCCAGGACCGCGATCCGGCGGGCTGGGTGCGGGCGACGGCGTACGAGTACGCCCTCTCCCCCTGGCACTCCTTCCGCCCGCGCTACCGGCACCCCGAACCACCGCCCGCCGACGCCGCCGACCGCACCTTGCTGCGCGCGCTCCTGAAACTCCCGCCGTCGTACCGCCGCACGCTCCTGCTCTACGACGGCGTCGGCCTCAACCTGCCGGAGACGGCGGCGGAGACGGAGGCGAGCACACCGGCGGCGGCGAACCGGCTCACCCACGCGCGCGCCGCGCTGGCCGAGCACCTTCCCGAACTGTCGGACCCCGTCGCGCTCCACCGGCGGCTGGCCGAACTCGCCTCCACGGAACGGCTGCGGGCGCCACAGCCGACGACGGTACGGACCGTCGGCGAACAAAGGACCCGGTTCTGGACCCGGGCCGCCATCGCCTTCACGGTCGCCATCATCGGCGCGACCTCACTCACGCTGCGCACCGCGCCGACCCGGTACGAGGCACCGATCGCCCCGGCACAGGCGGTTCGCGGGGTTCCGCCGAAGGCCGCGCTGGGTCCGCTGTCCGGCGCCGAGCTGAAGCTGCGGGCGAAGCTGCGGTCGGCGGCGGCGCGCGGACCGGAGAGGGTGCTGCCACTGCCCCGGTGA
- a CDS encoding cell division protein PerM yields MHHGARGRAAGGAGGGTGKAWRRVPGWSAARTAGAAVLAAGACALVFATLAELSGGPLGVAALTRFGPVWWQAGLATAAWITVVAVPVVLGLRAWRLRGLRSREQGDVPVVSAGRLPTQPVSPPALEPDVEDVYDAKDGLGTKGALGARDAYDAEGAYDEEDAYDFLPVDDTEAAYGFLPVGDPPSLSWHDDTARAARWAALKEASAQPDTPDADSA; encoded by the coding sequence GTGCATCACGGTGCGCGTGGCCGTGCGGCGGGCGGAGCCGGGGGCGGCACGGGGAAGGCGTGGCGCCGGGTGCCGGGCTGGTCGGCGGCGCGGACCGCCGGGGCGGCGGTGCTGGCGGCCGGGGCGTGCGCGCTCGTGTTCGCGACGCTCGCCGAGCTCTCGGGCGGGCCGCTCGGGGTCGCCGCGCTCACCCGGTTCGGTCCGGTGTGGTGGCAGGCGGGGCTCGCCACGGCGGCCTGGATCACGGTCGTCGCCGTTCCGGTGGTGCTGGGGCTGCGGGCCTGGCGGCTGCGGGGCCTGCGGTCCCGGGAGCAGGGGGATGTGCCGGTCGTCTCGGCCGGGAGGCTGCCGACGCAGCCCGTGTCGCCTCCCGCGCTCGAGCCGGACGTGGAAGACGTGTACGACGCGAAGGACGGGCTCGGCACGAAGGGCGCGCTCGGCGCGAGGGATGCGTACGACGCGGAGGGCGCGTACGACGAGGAGGACGCGTACGACTTCCTGCCCGTCGACGACACGGAGGCCGCATACGGCTTCCTGCCGGTCGGCGACCCGCCGAGCCTCTCCTGGCACGACGACACGGCACGCGCGGCGCGCTGGGCGGCCCTCAAGGAGGCATCGGCCCAACCGGACACCCCGGACGCGGACAGCGCGTGA
- the purN gene encoding phosphoribosylglycinamide formyltransferase: MAAKPVAKRLVVLVSGSGTNLQALLDEISRTGSEAYGAQIVAVGADRDGIEGLARAERAGLPTFVRKVRDYGTREEWDAALTEAVSAYEPDLVVSAGFMKIVGKEFLARFGGRFVNTHPALLPSFPGAHGVRDALAYGARVTGCTVHFVDDGVDTGPIIAQGVVEVRDEDDESALHERIKEVERRLLVEVVGRIARNGYRIEGRKVVIQ; encoded by the coding sequence GTGGCCGCCAAGCCCGTGGCCAAGCGCCTCGTCGTGCTGGTCTCCGGATCCGGCACCAATCTGCAGGCGCTCCTCGACGAGATCTCGCGCACCGGAAGCGAGGCCTACGGCGCGCAGATCGTCGCCGTCGGCGCCGACCGCGACGGCATCGAGGGGCTGGCGCGGGCCGAGAGGGCCGGGCTGCCGACCTTCGTGCGGAAGGTGAGGGACTACGGGACGCGCGAGGAGTGGGACGCCGCGCTCACCGAGGCCGTCAGCGCCTACGAGCCCGACCTGGTCGTCTCCGCCGGGTTCATGAAGATCGTGGGCAAGGAGTTCCTCGCGCGCTTCGGCGGGCGGTTCGTCAACACCCACCCGGCTCTCCTCCCCAGTTTTCCCGGGGCCCACGGCGTACGGGACGCGCTCGCGTACGGCGCCAGGGTCACCGGCTGCACCGTCCACTTCGTCGACGACGGCGTCGACACCGGGCCGATCATCGCTCAGGGCGTGGTGGAGGTCCGGGACGAGGACGACGAGAGCGCTCTGCACGAGCGCATCAAGGAAGTCGAGCGAAGGCTGCTCGTCGAGGTCGTGGGGCGGATCGCCCGCAACGGCTATCGCATTGAGGGACGAAAGGTAGTTATCCAGTGA
- the purH gene encoding bifunctional phosphoribosylaminoimidazolecarboxamide formyltransferase/IMP cyclohydrolase, whose translation MTATAESTKRPIRRALVSVYDKTGLEELARGLHEAGVALVSTGSTASRIAAAGVPVTKVEELTGFPECLDGRVKTLHPKVHAGILADLRLDSHREQLAELGVEPFDLVVVNLYPFRETVASGASPDECVEQIDIGGPSMVRAAAKNHPSVAVVTSPARYADVLAAVKEGGFDLATRKRLAAEAFQHTASYDVAVASWFASSYAPVDESAFPDFLGATYERKNTLRYGENPHQPAALYTGGGPAGGLAEAEQLHGKEMSYNNYTDTDAARRAAYDHDEPCVAIIKHANPCGIAIGADVAEAHRKAHACDPLSAFGGVIAVNRPVSKEMAEQVAEIFTEVIVAPDYEEGALEALAKKKNIRVLKAPDGPCNRVEAKHIDGGVLLQVTDRLQADGDDPANWTLATGEALSAGELAELAFAWKACRAVKSNAILLAKDGASVGVGMGQVNRVDSAKLAVERAGAERAQGSYAASDAFFPFPDGLEILTAAGVKAVAQPGGSVRDELVVEAAKKAGVTMYFTGTRHFFH comes from the coding sequence GTGACCGCCACCGCCGAGAGCACCAAGCGGCCCATCCGCCGCGCGCTCGTCAGCGTCTACGACAAGACCGGACTCGAAGAGCTCGCCCGCGGGCTGCACGAGGCCGGTGTCGCACTCGTCTCCACCGGCTCCACCGCCTCCCGTATCGCCGCCGCCGGCGTCCCCGTCACCAAGGTCGAGGAGCTCACCGGCTTCCCCGAGTGCCTGGACGGCCGGGTCAAGACCCTGCACCCGAAGGTCCACGCGGGCATCCTCGCCGACCTGCGCCTCGACAGCCACCGCGAGCAGCTCGCCGAGCTGGGCGTCGAGCCGTTCGACCTGGTCGTCGTCAACCTCTACCCGTTCCGGGAGACCGTCGCCTCCGGCGCCTCGCCCGACGAGTGCGTCGAGCAGATCGACATCGGCGGGCCGTCGATGGTCCGCGCCGCCGCCAAGAACCACCCGTCCGTGGCCGTGGTCACCAGCCCCGCCCGGTACGCCGACGTCCTCGCGGCGGTCAAGGAGGGCGGCTTCGACCTCGCCACCCGCAAGCGGCTCGCCGCGGAGGCCTTCCAGCACACGGCGTCGTACGACGTGGCGGTCGCCTCCTGGTTCGCGTCCTCGTACGCCCCCGTCGACGAGTCGGCCTTCCCGGACTTCCTGGGTGCCACCTACGAGCGCAAGAACACCCTGCGCTACGGCGAGAACCCGCACCAGCCCGCCGCCCTCTACACCGGCGGCGGCCCGGCCGGCGGTCTCGCCGAGGCCGAGCAGTTGCACGGCAAGGAGATGTCGTACAACAACTACACGGACACGGACGCCGCGCGCCGTGCCGCGTACGACCACGACGAGCCGTGCGTCGCGATCATCAAGCACGCCAACCCCTGCGGGATCGCGATCGGCGCGGACGTCGCCGAGGCGCACCGCAAGGCGCACGCCTGCGACCCGCTGTCCGCGTTCGGCGGCGTGATCGCGGTCAACCGCCCGGTGTCGAAGGAGATGGCCGAGCAGGTCGCGGAGATCTTCACCGAGGTCATCGTCGCGCCCGACTACGAGGAGGGGGCCCTGGAGGCCCTCGCCAAGAAGAAGAACATCCGCGTCCTGAAGGCCCCGGACGGTCCCTGCAACCGGGTCGAGGCCAAGCACATCGACGGCGGAGTCCTCCTCCAGGTCACCGACCGCCTCCAGGCCGACGGCGACGACCCGGCCAACTGGACGCTGGCGACCGGCGAGGCGCTGTCCGCCGGGGAACTGGCCGAGCTCGCCTTCGCCTGGAAGGCCTGCCGGGCCGTCAAGTCCAACGCCATCCTGCTCGCCAAGGACGGCGCCTCGGTCGGCGTCGGCATGGGCCAGGTCAACCGGGTCGACTCCGCGAAGCTGGCCGTCGAGCGGGCCGGTGCCGAGCGCGCCCAGGGCTCCTACGCCGCCTCCGACGCGTTCTTCCCGTTCCCCGACGGCCTGGAGATCCTCACCGCGGCCGGCGTCAAGGCCGTGGCCCAGCCCGGCGGTTCGGTCCGCGACGAACTGGTCGTGGAGGCCGCGAAGAAGGCAGGCGTGACGATGTACTTCACGGGCACGCGCCACTTCTTCCACTGA
- a CDS encoding bifunctional methylenetetrahydrofolate dehydrogenase/methenyltetrahydrofolate cyclohydrolase, with product MTAQILDGKATAAAIKSDLTARVAALKEKGVTPGLGTILVGDDPGSQKYVAGKHRDCAEVGIASIQRELPDTATQEEIEAVVRELNGDPACTGYIVQLPLPKGIDENRILELMDPDKDADGLHPMNLGRLVLNEPAPLPCTPNGVLTLLRRYGVEIKGAEVVVVGRGVTIGRPMPLLLTRRSENATVTQCHTGTRDLSAHLRRADIIVAAAGSAHLIRPEDVKPGAAVLDVGVSRSAEGKIVGDVHPDVAKVAGWISPNPGGVGPMTRAQLLVNVVEAAERSAG from the coding sequence ATGACCGCCCAGATTCTCGATGGCAAGGCCACCGCAGCCGCGATCAAGTCCGATCTGACCGCCCGCGTGGCGGCGCTGAAGGAGAAGGGCGTCACGCCCGGCCTCGGCACGATCCTGGTCGGGGACGACCCCGGCAGCCAGAAGTACGTCGCCGGCAAGCACCGCGACTGCGCGGAGGTCGGCATCGCCTCCATCCAGCGCGAGCTGCCGGACACGGCCACGCAGGAGGAGATCGAGGCGGTCGTACGCGAGCTGAACGGGGACCCGGCCTGCACCGGCTACATCGTCCAGCTGCCGCTGCCCAAGGGCATCGACGAGAACCGGATCCTGGAGCTGATGGACCCGGACAAGGACGCGGACGGCCTGCACCCGATGAACCTCGGCCGTCTCGTGCTCAACGAGCCGGCCCCGCTGCCCTGCACCCCGAACGGCGTGCTGACCCTGCTGCGCCGCTACGGCGTGGAGATCAAGGGCGCCGAGGTCGTGGTCGTCGGCCGCGGTGTCACCATCGGCCGCCCGATGCCGCTGCTGCTCACCCGGCGCAGCGAGAACGCGACCGTGACCCAGTGCCACACCGGCACCCGTGACCTCTCCGCCCACCTCAGGCGCGCGGACATCATCGTCGCGGCCGCCGGTTCCGCCCATCTGATCCGGCCCGAGGACGTCAAGCCGGGCGCGGCCGTCCTCGACGTCGGCGTCTCGCGCAGCGCCGAGGGCAAGATCGTGGGCGATGTCCACCCGGACGTGGCGAAGGTGGCCGGGTGGATCTCCCCGAACCCGGGCGGCGTGGGTCCGATGACCCGCGCGCAGCTGCTCGTCAACGTGGTCGAGGCGGCGGAGCGCAGTGCCGGCTGA
- a CDS encoding DUF3017 domain-containing protein gives MPAEDDHRTPKAPADTEPTVRDAISAPDAEGRPRRITRRFPLFTRDTARPEGGGRAAPGDAPAPARQWPMLVVLSTVAIGLLLTALDVFRYGTLLVGAALLAGAVMRWVLPSVGMLAVRSRFTDVVTYGVLGLAIVMLSLMVQRDIPFLKDILHFTLKS, from the coding sequence GTGCCGGCTGAGGACGATCACCGCACCCCCAAGGCTCCCGCGGACACGGAGCCGACGGTCCGTGACGCGATCAGCGCGCCGGACGCCGAGGGCCGGCCGAGGCGGATCACGCGCCGCTTCCCGCTGTTCACCCGGGACACCGCGCGTCCCGAGGGCGGCGGCCGGGCCGCTCCCGGCGACGCCCCGGCGCCCGCCCGCCAGTGGCCGATGCTCGTCGTGCTGTCCACGGTCGCCATCGGCCTGCTGCTGACCGCGCTCGACGTGTTCCGCTACGGGACCCTGCTGGTCGGCGCCGCCCTGCTGGCCGGTGCGGTGATGCGCTGGGTCCTGCCGAGCGTCGGCATGCTCGCCGTGCGCTCCCGCTTCACGGACGTCGTCACCTACGGTGTACTCGGCCTGGCGATCGTCATGCTGTCGCTGATGGTCCAGCGGGACATCCCGTTCCTGAAGGACATCCTGCACTTCACGCTGAAGAGCTAG
- a CDS encoding helix-turn-helix domain-containing protein codes for MGGWQPLPDELPPEVRHFVEHLRLLKDSTGLSLVALGARTAYSKSSWQRYLNAVQPPPRQAVEALCRVAGLAGVDAERHVVRWELAVKAWPRPATAPERSGHSGGPDGAEAYEDDPTLPWWDRPEERQPPRPAGRLLLSAVLLLLVLLLVAVVGAVVFG; via the coding sequence ATGGGCGGCTGGCAGCCGCTGCCGGACGAACTCCCGCCGGAAGTACGGCACTTTGTCGAACATCTGCGGCTCCTCAAGGACAGCACCGGCCTCAGTCTGGTGGCGCTGGGCGCGCGCACCGCGTACAGCAAGTCCTCCTGGCAGCGCTACCTCAACGCGGTCCAGCCACCGCCCCGGCAGGCCGTCGAGGCGCTGTGCCGGGTCGCGGGCCTGGCCGGCGTGGACGCCGAACGGCACGTCGTGCGCTGGGAACTCGCCGTCAAGGCCTGGCCCCGCCCGGCGACGGCACCCGAGCGCTCCGGGCATTCCGGGGGACCCGACGGCGCCGAGGCGTACGAGGACGATCCGACGCTTCCCTGGTGGGACCGGCCGGAGGAGCGGCAGCCGCCCCGACCGGCCGGACGCCTGCTGCTGTCCGCGGTGTTACTCCTGCTCGTCCTGCTCCTCGTCGCGGTCGTGGGGGCCGTGGTCTTCGGCTGA
- a CDS encoding helix-turn-helix domain-containing protein, whose product MPRWKALPDELDPQVREFASQLRRLVDRSGLSIAALADRTGYSKTSWERYLNGRLLAPKGAIVALAEVTGTNPIHLTTMWELAERAWSRSENRHDMTMEAIRISQARAALGEFGGPPTGANGNKTARKGGSATVSPGIAGPAGVSPTIPPIPSQPTAPDADAREEAQKPSAPSGPNSWGIAGYEGPSQASRRPSGQAAKPEAAGLAPAQASPDGPGRTQAAPGPYGEPPQAPRPGGPTGAGSAGRRRLTMFLAGVVGAAVVVAAVFFFTRGGDKKNEGSPKSPSPSASTDASLPAGVKCSGAGCTGKDAESMGCSGDLVTTARSVAVGAAVLEVRYSKTCGAAWGRITGATQGDQVRVTVGKVKESGDITTPGDTIAYTPMVAVKDAAEVKACATLASGQTGCTK is encoded by the coding sequence ATGCCTCGTTGGAAAGCCTTGCCGGATGAACTCGATCCGCAGGTCAGGGAGTTCGCAAGCCAACTGCGGCGGCTCGTGGACCGCAGCGGGCTGAGCATCGCGGCGCTGGCCGACCGCACGGGCTACAGCAAGACGTCCTGGGAGCGTTATCTCAACGGCCGGCTGCTCGCGCCCAAGGGTGCGATCGTGGCGCTGGCCGAGGTCACCGGCACCAATCCCATTCACCTGACGACCATGTGGGAGCTCGCCGAGCGCGCCTGGAGCCGTTCGGAGAACCGCCACGACATGACCATGGAGGCGATCCGGATCTCCCAGGCGCGCGCCGCGCTCGGGGAGTTCGGCGGGCCTCCCACGGGCGCCAACGGAAACAAGACGGCCCGTAAGGGCGGCAGTGCGACGGTCAGCCCCGGGATCGCGGGACCGGCGGGCGTGTCCCCGACGATCCCGCCGATCCCGTCCCAGCCGACGGCACCCGACGCCGACGCCCGGGAGGAGGCCCAGAAGCCCTCCGCGCCGAGCGGCCCCAACTCCTGGGGCATCGCCGGGTACGAGGGCCCGTCGCAGGCGAGCCGTCGGCCCTCCGGCCAGGCGGCGAAGCCCGAGGCCGCGGGGCTGGCTCCGGCGCAGGCCTCCCCGGACGGCCCCGGCCGGACCCAGGCGGCTCCGGGCCCGTACGGCGAACCTCCCCAGGCTCCGCGCCCCGGCGGACCCACCGGCGCGGGGAGCGCGGGCAGGCGGCGGCTGACGATGTTCCTCGCGGGTGTCGTCGGCGCGGCCGTCGTCGTGGCCGCCGTCTTCTTCTTCACCAGGGGCGGCGACAAGAAGAACGAGGGCTCGCCCAAGTCGCCCTCCCCGTCCGCCAGCACCGACGCCAGCCTGCCCGCCGGGGTCAAGTGCAGCGGCGCGGGCTGCACCGGCAAGGACGCGGAGAGCATGGGGTGCAGCGGCGACCTGGTGACCACCGCCAGGTCCGTCGCCGTCGGCGCGGCCGTTCTCGAGGTCCGCTACAGCAAGACCTGTGGTGCGGCCTGGGGGCGGATCACCGGGGCCACGCAGGGGGACCAGGTCCGGGTCACCGTGGGCAAGGTCAAGGAGAGCGGTGACATCACCACTCCCGGTGACACCATCGCGTACACGCCGATGGTGGCCGTGAAGGACGCGGCCGAGGTGAAGGCGTGCGCCACGCTGGCGTCGGGACAGACGGGGTGCACCAAGTAG
- a CDS encoding malate dehydrogenase — protein MTRTPVNVTVTGAAGQIGYALLFRIASGQLLGADVPVKLRLLEITPALKAAEGTAMELDDCAFPLLQGIEISDDPNVAFDGANVALLVGARPRTKGMERGDLLEANGGIFKPQGKAINDHAADDIKVLVVGNPANTNALIAQAAAPDVPAERFTAMTRLDHNRALTQLAKKTGTTVADIKRLTIWGNHSATQYPDIFHASVAGKNAAEVVNDEKWLAEDFIPTVAKRGAAIIEARGASSAASAANAAIDHVYTWVNGTAEGDWTSMGIPSDGSYGVPEGLISSFPVTTKDGKYEIVQGLDINEFSRARIDASVQELAEEREAVRSLGLI, from the coding sequence ATGACCCGCACTCCCGTGAACGTCACCGTCACCGGCGCGGCCGGCCAGATCGGTTACGCCCTGCTCTTCCGCATCGCCTCCGGCCAGCTGCTCGGCGCGGACGTGCCGGTCAAGCTGCGCCTTCTGGAGATCACCCCGGCCCTGAAGGCCGCCGAGGGCACGGCCATGGAGCTGGACGACTGCGCGTTCCCGCTCCTGCAGGGCATCGAGATCAGCGACGACCCGAACGTCGCCTTCGACGGCGCCAACGTCGCCCTCCTCGTGGGCGCCCGCCCGCGCACCAAGGGCATGGAGCGCGGTGACCTGCTGGAGGCCAACGGCGGCATCTTCAAGCCGCAGGGCAAGGCCATCAACGACCACGCCGCGGACGACATCAAGGTCCTGGTCGTCGGCAACCCGGCCAACACCAACGCCCTGATCGCCCAGGCCGCAGCCCCGGACGTACCGGCCGAGCGCTTCACCGCGATGACCCGCCTGGACCACAACCGCGCGCTGACCCAGCTCGCGAAGAAGACGGGCACGACGGTCGCCGACATCAAGCGCCTGACCATCTGGGGCAACCACTCCGCCACCCAGTACCCCGACATCTTCCACGCCTCGGTCGCCGGCAAGAACGCCGCCGAGGTCGTGAACGACGAGAAGTGGCTGGCCGAGGACTTCATCCCCACCGTCGCCAAGCGTGGCGCCGCGATCATCGAGGCCCGTGGCGCCTCCTCCGCGGCCTCCGCCGCCAACGCCGCGATCGACCACGTGTACACCTGGGTCAACGGCACGGCCGAGGGCGACTGGACCTCCATGGGCATCCCGTCGGACGGTTCCTACGGCGTCCCGGAGGGCCTGATCTCCTCCTTCCCGGTCACCACCAAGGACGGCAAGTACGAGATCGTCCAGGGCCTGGACATCAACGAGTTCTCCCGCGCCCGTATCGACGCCTCCGTCCAGGAGCTCGCGGAGGAGCGCGAGGCGGTCCGCTCCCTCGGCCTCATCTGA